From Neodiprion pinetum isolate iyNeoPine1 chromosome 7, iyNeoPine1.2, whole genome shotgun sequence, a single genomic window includes:
- the LOC124223266 gene encoding uncharacterized protein, which translates to MEVWKISSNMPRWTFFTALMLLGCGLDCGDGARILSIFPAPSISHQSVFRKLTLELNKRGHELVVVTTDPIKDSTLKNYKEIDISFLYKEKNYIGSAVDFRGKIDWYSRLPMLETVMRSQVTQIFNFPEFKKLYEPGSGEKFDLVLMEIFFSPAFMALAERFKAPLIGIASANLQLGVQYGIGDPILPSHPSILEMNVKGGDSWIPWQRLQNFIYSWRIIHYYRTVTLPKHKELAEKYLGIEIKDLHEMEKSISLIFVNQQKPISFVRPNVPKVIEIGGFHVSDKSKPLPKDLQKTLDEATQGFIYMSLGSNVKSNTLSKKTRDAFITAFSKLPYKVIWKFENDELEGKPDNVIILKWAPQQAILAHPNIKLFVYQGGLQSTEEAVSHGVPLVGLPVMGDQDVNVNKMVSLGVAKKLEITDVTKDDLLDAINTVARNASYKQKMMNLRSLLKDKPQDSLKSAVWWTEHVIRHGGAPHLHSTTAEEPWYQRQDMDIIAFLSAAFVITLILTNLILYKCVIYSIRAFAVHSVDKKKKRSYMFHRLVKSIVLYNITIWTSVCWCAWPDELIEEKQVSAVRDSNCTRTMSRCLNIAVLALIVIWLNCGDGARILGIFPTASISHQVVFRTLTLELNKRGHELVIVTTDPVKDTSIKNYKEIDVSFLYDDIAKGVINIINFRGNMNWYVQFTMFESMVWEQMGRIFSHPEFKKVYEPNSGEKFDLILMEIFFTPGFMALAERFNAPIIGIASASLQLSLQYGIGNPILPSHPSSWEQDVKFRNSWTPWQRLEEFYQCWRMIYHYRTVSLPKQKEIAEQYLGIEVSDLHDLEKNISLIFVNQQGPISFARPNVPNIIEIGGFHVSDKIKPLPKDLQKTLDEATQGFIYMSLGSNVKSNMLSEKPRDAFITAFSKLPYKVIWKFEDDQLKGKPDNVIILKWAPQQAILAHPNIKLFIYQGGLQSTEEAISHGVPLVGIPVMGDQDMNVKKMVSLGVAVKLDILNINVDDLLEAIRTVTLDNNYKQRMLNLGSLLKDKPQNTLQNAIWWTEHVIRHKGAPYLHSTTADSPWYQRQDMDVIAFLTAGFVSISILAILILYKCAIRGIKMFNHRPVDKQKKKRS; encoded by the exons ATGGAAGTGTGGAAGATCAGTAGCAACATGCCACGGTGGACTTTTTTCACGGCGTTGATGTTACTTGGGTGTGGATTAGATTGCGGTGATGGAGCGAGAATATTGAGCATATTCCCAGCACCATCGATAAGCCACCAATCGGTATTTCGGAAGCTGACCTTGGAACTGAATAAACGAGGCCATGAACTCGTTGTTGTGACGACAGACCCGATTAAAGACtcgactttgaaaaattacaaagaaatCGATATCAGCTTCCTCTACAAGGAGAAAAACTACATCGGTAGTGCTGTGGATTTTCGAGGAAAAATAGACTGGTATTCAAGGTTGCCGATGCTTGAAACGGTTATGAGGTCGCAGGTTACTCAGATATTCAATTTTCCGGAGTTCAAGAAATTGTACGAACCAGGCAGCGGTGAAAAGTTTGACTTGGTATTGATGGAGATATTCTTTTCGCCTGCTTTTATGGCCTTAGCCGAACGATTCAAGGCTCCGTTAATTG GTATCGCCAGTGCGAATCTGCAGCTAGGTGTGCAATACGGAATAGGCGACCCTATATTACCGTCTCACCCATCGATTTTGGAAATGAACGTGAAAGGGGGTGATTCATGGATACCGTGGCAGCGGCTTCAAAACTTTATTTACAGTTGGAGGATAATTCATTATTACAGAACTGTCACTTTACCGAAACACAAGGAACTTGCCGAAAAGTATCTCGGCATTGAGATTAAAGATCTTCACGAAATGGAGAAAAGCATTAGTTTAATTTTCGTTAATCAGCAGAAACCGATTTCCTTCGTTAGGCCGAATGTTCCAAAGGTCATTGAAATCGGTGGCTTTCACGTGTCTGACAAAAGCAAGCCTCTGCCTAAG GATCTTCAGAAAACTTTGGATGAAGCTACGCAGGGTTTTATCTACATGAGTCTTGGATCGAACGTCAAGAGCAACACGTTGTCGAAGAAAACACGGGACGCTTTCATAACCGCGTTTTCAAAGCTCCCATACAAAGTGATTTGGAAGTTTGAGAACGATGAGCTCGAAGGCAAACCGGACAACGTGATCATCCTCAAGTGGGCACCGCAACAGGCTATTTTAG CTCATCCCAACATCAAGCTCTTCGTGTACCAGGGTGGACTCCAGAGTACGGAAGAAGCCGTATCGCACGGTGTGCCTCTGGTTGGGTTGCCGGTAATGGGGGACCAAGATGTGAACGTGAATAAGATGGTGTCTCTTGGCGTAGCCAAGAAGTTGGAGATCACCGACGTCACCAAGGATGATTTACTGGATGCGATAAATACCGTTGCACGTAATGCGAG CTACAAACAGAAGATGATGAATTTGCGCTCGTTGCTGAAGGACAAACCGCAAGATTCACTTAAAAGTGCGGTCTGGTGGACGGAACATGTTATACGACACGGAGGTGCTCCACACCTGCATTCGACTACCGCTGAGGAGCCGTGGTACCAACGTCAGGACATGGACATAATCGCCtttctttccgctgcgttcgTTATCACTTTGATCCTGACTAATCTCATATTATACAAGTGCGTAATCTACAGTATCAGAGCGTTCGCTGTTCATTCGGttgataaaaagaagaaacgaagTT aTATGTTTCACAGACTAGTCAAGAGTATCGTGCTTTACAATATCACTATTTGGACG TCAGTCTGCTGGTGCGCATGGCCTGACGAGTTgatagaagaaaaacaagttaGTGCAGTGCGTGACTCCAATTGCACGAGGACAATGTCACGGTGTCTTAATATCGCCGTATTGGCGTTAATTGTTATTTGGTTGAACTGTGGCGATGGCGCGAGAATCTTGGGCATATTTCCCACCGCTTCAATAAGTCATCAAGTCGTATTCCGGACGCTGACTTTAGAGCTGAATAAACGAGGTCACGAACTCGTTATTGTTACGACAGACCCGGTCAAGGATACGAGCATAAaaaactacaaagaaattgatgTCAGCTTTTTATACGATGATATTGCAAAGGGGGTCATAAATATCATAAATTTTCGCGGTAACATGAATTGGTATGTGCAGTTCACAATGTTTGAATCAATGGTGTGGGAACAAATGGGTCGGATATTCAGTCATCCGGAGTTTAAGAAAGTGTACGAACCCAACAGTGGAGAAAAGTTCGACCTTATACTGatggaaattttctttacacCTGGTTTCATGGCTCTGGCTGAACGATTTAACGCTCCGATAATTG GTATTGCAAGTGCGAGTTTGCAGCTGAGTTTGCAATACGGAATCGGCAATCCCATTCTGCCTTCTCATCCATCGAGTTGGGAACAGGATGTCAAATTTCGTAATTCATGGACACCATGGCAACGGCTGGAAGAGTTCTACCAGTGCTGGAGAATGATTTACCACTATAGGACTGTCTCCCTACCGAAACAAAAAGAGATCGCGGAACAATATCTGGGAATTGAGGTTTCGGATCTTCATGATTTGGAGAAAAACATCAGCTTGATATTCGTCAATCAGCAAGGTCCGATTTCCTTCGCCAGGCCAAATGTTCCGAACATTATTGAAATCGGTGGATTTCACGTGTCTGATAAAATCAAACCTCTGCCCAAG GATCTTCAGAAGACTCTGGACGAAGCTACCCAGGGTTTCATTTACATGAGTCTCGGATCGAACGTCAAGAGCAACATGTTGTCGGAGAAACCACGAGACGCTTTCATAACCGCATTTTCAAAGCTTCCTTACAAGGTGATATGGAAGTTTGAGGATGACCAGCTCAAAGGCAAACCGGACAACGTGATTATCCTGAAGTGGGCGCCGCAACAGGCAATTCTGG CTCATCCGAACATCAAACTCTTCATCTACCAAGGTGGACTCCAGAGTACCGAGGAAGCCATATCGCACGGTGTGCCTCTGGTTGGGATACCGGTAATGGGTGACCAAGACatgaacgtgaaaaaaatggtgtctCTAGGCGTTGCCGTGAAACTAGACATCCTCAATATAAATGTGGATGACTTGCTCGAAGCAATACGCACTGTTACACTTGACAATAA CTACAAACAGAGGATGCTGAATTTGGGCTCGCTGTTAAAAGACAAGCCACAAAATACCCTCCAGAACGCGATTTGGTGGACAGAGCATGTGATACGTCACAAAGGCGCTCCGTACCTGCATTCGACAACCGCTGACAGCCCGTGGTACCAACGTCAAGACATGGACGTAATAGCGTTTCTAACCGCAGGATTTGTCTCTATTTCGATCTTGGCAATTTTGATATTGTACAAGTGCGCGATTCGCGGTATCAAAATGTTTAATCACAGACCAGTTGAtaagcaaaagaaaaagagaagttAA
- the LOC124223637 gene encoding UDP-glycosyltransferase UGT5-like yields MSCRVIFIVFMLLASDWHFGDAARILAVFPTASISHQIVFQKLTLELNKRGHELVVVTPNPVNDPTLKNYTEIDVSFQYNDKDSLPNIIGMRGKVDWFGWLKVQVPMITRQVTKIFEQPDLKKLYHPNSGEKFDLILMQMFFTPAFMSFAARFKAPMIGIHSASLQTTMQYAIGNPILHSDPSNWQLDMKFPESSWIPWRRLDNFIQSWRFIHYHRTVYLPKQQKIAEKYLGIDIPDLHDLEKNISLIFVNQQGPISFAKPNVPKVIDIGGFHVTNKIKPLPKDLKKVLDEATQGFVYMSLGSNVHSKMLPEKARKDILTAFSKLPYKVIWKFEDDTLTNLPENVIILKWTPQQAVIAHPNIKVFIYQGGLQSTEEAVSNGVPLIGLPVMSDQDMNVRKMESVGVAKKLEITNINEKDFFEAVRTVAGDDGYKQRMLNLRSLLKDKPYDMLENAVWWTEHVIRHRGAPYLHSTTADQPWYQRQDMDIVAFLSAMFVILSILSLFILYKYVIYSLRIDSDPTVEKSKKRN; encoded by the exons ATGTCGTGCCGTGTTATTTTCATCGTCTTTATGCTATTAGCGAGTGATTGGCACTTCGGTGACGCAGCGAGAATATTGGCTGTGTTTCCTACAGCCTCTATAAGTCATCAGATCGTATTTCAGAAGCTGACACTGGAACTGAACAAACGAGGTCATGAACTTGTCGTCGTTACACCGAATCCGGTCAACGATCCAACTCTGAAAAACTACACGGAAATTGATGTCAGTTTCCAGTACAATGACAAAGATAGTTTGCCAAATATAATAGGCATGCGAGGAAAAGTCGACTGGTTTGGGTGGTTGAAGGTTCAAGTACCGATGATAACCAGGCAAGTAACTAAGATATTCGAGCAGCCAGATCTCAAGAAACTGTACCATCCTAACAGCGGCGAGAAGTTCGATTTAATATTGATGCAAATGTTTTTCACCCCCGCCTTCATGTCATTCGCCGCACGATTCAAGGCCCCAATGATTG GTATCCACAGTGCGAGTCTACAAACAACCATGCAGTACGCGATCGGCAATCCAATATTGCATTCCGATCCGTCGAACTGGCAGCTGGATATGAAGTTCCCCGAGTCATCATGGATACCGTGGAGAAGATTGGACAACTTCATCCAAAGTTGGAGATTCATCCACTATCACAGGACCGTGTATTTGCCAAAACAGCAGAAAATCGCTGAGAAATATCTAGGAATTGATATTCCGGACCTCCACGACTTGGAGAAGAATATCAGCTTGATATTCGTCAATCAGCAGGGGCCGATTTCTTTTGCCAAGCCGAACGTACCGAAGGTTATTGACATTGGTGGCTTTCACGTCACAAATAAGATAAAGCCATTGCCAAAG GATCTTAAGAAGGTCTTGGACGAAGCTACGCAGGGTTTCGTGTACATGAGTCTTGGATCAAACGTCCATAGCAAAATGCTACCCGAAAAAGCACGAAAAGATATCCTCACTGCGTTCTCGAAGCTTCCCTACAAAGTGATTTGGAAGTTTGAAGACGATACGCTTACAAATCTACCGGAAAACGTGATTATCCTGAAATGGACACCACAGCAGGCTGTTAtcg CTCACCCAAACATCAAGGTATTTATATACCAGGGTGGACTTCAGAGTACAGAAGAAGCCGTTTCAAACGGTGTTCCTTTGATCGGATTGCCGGTTATGAGTGACCAGGACATGAATGTCAGGAAAATGGAGTCTGTTGGTGTTGCTAAGAAGCTGGAAATTACTAACATAAACGAGAAAGATTTCTTTGAGGCGGTACGCACTGTCGCAGGTGACGACGG ATACAAGCAGAGGATGCTGAATTTGCGTTCCCTGCTTAAGGACAAACCTTACGATATGCTTGAGAACGCGGTTTGGTGGACGGAACACGTGATAAGACACAGAGGTGCTCCATACCTACACTCCACAACCGCTGACCAGCCGTGGTATCAGCGTCAAGACATGGACATAGTAGCATTTCTTTCTGCCATGTTTGTCATTTTATCAATCCTATcgctatttattttatataagtATGTAATTTATAGTCTTAGAATAGACAGTGACCCGACAGTCGAGAAAAGTAAGAAGCGGAATTAG
- the LOC124223638 gene encoding UDP-glycosyltransferase UGT5-like, producing the protein MSWRVIFIVFTLLASDWHFGDAARILAVLPTASVSHQVVFQKLMLELNKRGHELVVVTPNPVNDPTLKNYTEIDVSFQYSNKEALPNTINLRGNVDWFGLLKVFEPTLSKNAVQIFEHPELKKLYDPNSGEEFDLILMQMFITPAFMSFAARFKAPMIGIVSASLQTSVQYAIGNPILHSDPSNWQLDMKSPGSSWIPWRRLDNFIQSWRFIHYHRTVYLPKYQKIAEKYLGIDIPDLHDLEKNISLIFVNQQGPISFARPNVPKVIEIGGFHVADKIKPLPKDLKKVLDEATQGFVYMSLGSNVHSKMLPEKARKDIVTAFSKLPYKVIWKFEDDTLTNLPENVIILKWTPQQAVLAHPNIKVFIYQGGLQSTEEAVSNGVPLIGLPVMSDQDMNVRKMVSVGVAKMLEITNINEKDFFEAVRTVAGDDGYKQRMLNLRSLLEDKPYDMLENAVWWTEHVIRHRGAPHLHSTTADEPWYQRQDMDIIAFLSAMFVILSILSVFIFYKCVILSIRLASHPTVEKSKKRN; encoded by the exons ATGTCGTGGCGTGTTATTTTCATCGTGTTTACGCTATTAGCGAGTGATTGGCACTTCGGCGATGCGGCAAGAATATTGGCTGTGCTTCCTACAGCCTCTGTAAGTCATCAGGTCGTATTTCAGAAGTTGATGTTGGAACTGAACAAACGAGGTCATGAACTTGTCGTCGTTACACCGAATCCGGTCAACGATCCAACTCTGAAAAACTACACGGAAATTGATGTCAGTTTTCAGTACAGTAACAAAGAGGCTTTGCCAAATACCATAAACCTGCGGGGAAACGTCGACTGGTTTGGGCTCCTAAAGGTATTTGAACCGACGCTGAGCAAGAATGCAGTTCAGATATTCGAGCACCCAGAGCTCAAGAAACTGTACGATCCTAACAGCGGTGAGGAGTTTGATTTAATATTGATGCAAATGTTTATCACTCCCGCTTTTATGTCATTCGCCGCACGATTCAAGGCCCCGATGATTG GTATCGTCAGTGCAAGTTTGCAAACAAGCGTGCAGTACGCGATCGGCAATCCAATATTGCATTCCGATCCGTCGAACTGGCAGCTGGACATGAAGTCTCCCGGGTCATCATGGATACCGTGGAGAAGATTGGACAACTTCATCCAAAGTTGGAGATTCATCCACTACCACAGGACCGTGTATTTGCCAAAATACCAGAAAATCGCTGAGAAATATCTAGGAATCGATATTCCGGACCTCCACGACTTGGAGAAGAATATCAGCTTGATATTCGTCAATCAGCAGGGGCCGATTTCTTTTGCCAGGCCGAACGTGCCCAAGGTTATTGAAATCGGTGGCTTTCACGTCGCAGATAAGATAAAGCCATTGCCAAAG GATCTTAAGAAGGTCTTGGACGAAGCCACGCAAGGTTTCGTGTACATGAGTCTTGGATCAAACGTCCATAGCAAAATGCTACCCGAAAAAGCACGAAAAGATATCGTCACTGCGTTCTCGAAGCTTCCCTACAAAGTGATTTGGAAGTTTGAAGACGATACGCTTACAAATCTACCGGAAAACGTGATTATCCTGAAGTGGACACCACAGCAGGCTGTTCtcg CTCACCCAAACATCAAGGTATTTATATACCAGGGTGGACTTCAGAGTACAGAAGAAGCCGTTTCTAACGGAGTTCCTTTGATCGGATTGCCGGTTATGAGTGACCAGGACATGAATGTCAGGAAAATGGTGTCTGTTGGTGTTGCCAAGATGCTGGAAATTACGAACATAAACGAGAAAGATTTCTTTGAGGCGGTACGCACTGTCGCAGGTGACGACGG ATACAAGCAGAGGATGCTGAACTTGCGTTCCCTGCTTGAGGACAAACCTTACGATATGCTTGAGAACGCGGTTTGGTGGACGGAACACGTGATAAGACACAGAGGTGCTCCACACCTGCACTCCACAACCGCTGACGAACCATGGTACCAACGTCAGGATATGGACATTATAGCGTTTCTTTCCGCCATGTTTGTCATTTTATCAATTCTGTcggtattcattttttacaagtGTGTAATTTTAAGTATTAGATTAGCCAGTCACCCGACAGTCGAGAAGAGTAAGAAGCGTAATTAG